The following coding sequences are from one Primulina eburnea isolate SZY01 chromosome 15, ASM2296580v1, whole genome shotgun sequence window:
- the LOC140815009 gene encoding serine/threonine-protein phosphatase 7 long form homolog, whose product MRDMLDRMVEGQFLWTVYDMESLEVGRILDGNRIHLCRSACALINFHIVEMHRPERCLRQFGMCQGIPPPTTNFENFHKLTRQGLNNFDWAKYHKDFVEMWNDRYNFVIGGDYVIPSTPAITADYVGWYHRISQIMLSPPMVPSNIMGYHLVDANYRQFIARPAHVQYPPMWTGNEFEPGPSSSNMAYTTPPVVSSFPSYDAGYYTPFAGSFNNFYVVTFDRV is encoded by the exons ATGAGAGATATGCTTGACAGGATGGTAGAAGGGCAG TTTCTATGGACAGTTTATGATATGGAGTCCCTGGAGGTTGGCAGAATTCTTGATGGAAACAGAATTCATCTATGTCGGTCGGCATGCGCATTGATCAATTTTCATATAGTTGAGATGCATAGACCAGAGCGATGTCTCCGACAGTTTGGAATGTGTCAGGGTATTCCGCCACCTACTACTAACTTCGAAAATTTCCATAAACTGACGCGACAAGGCCTGAACAACTTTGATTGGGCGAAATATCACAAAGATTTTGTAGAAATGTGGAATGACAGATATAATTTTGTGATTGGTGGGGATTATGTCATACCTAGTACACCCGCTATCACAGCGGACTATGTTGGTTGGTATCATCGCATTTCACAAATAATGCTCTCGCCGCCAATGGTACCTTCAAACATCATGGGCTACCATCTTGTTGATGCAAACTACCGACAATTTATC GCACGCCCGGCTCATGTGCAATATCCACCGATGTGGACAGGAAATGAGTTCGAACCCGGACCATCATCTTCAAATATGGCATACACTACTCCGCCAGTGGTTTCAAGCTTTCCATCTTATGACGCTGGTTACTACACTCCATTTGCTGGTAGTTTTAACAATTTTTACGTAGTGACTTTCGACCGGGTATGA